GCAGGTTCGCGGCGTCGTCCTGCCCGCCCACGACGGCCTGGTCGGCATCCTGACCGGACGCGCGCCCATGCTCGTCAAGCTCGGCACGGGCGAGCTTCGCGCCGAGGTCACCTCCGGCACCAGCCGGCAGTTTTCCATCTCCGGTGGCGTCGCTCAGATGAAGGACAACAAACTCGTCGTCCTGACCGAGCAAGCGACCGAAGCGACGGTCTGAAGCAGCATCCTCTCTAATCAGAAGCGAGTGAGCCGCTCGCGTGAGCGAGCGCGTCTCGACCGTCCCGAAGCGCTCGCTGACGCGGGCGGCTCACTGCGATCGGGTCGTGCTCCGCGCTACTTGCTGGATTCTGCCCAGTTGAACAGCGTGCGGACCCCGAAGCCGGTCGCGCCCTTGGCAAAGGGAACGTCGTCCTTTTCGGTGTCGGCCGTCGGGGCGATGTCGAGGTGGCACCATGGGACTTCATCGCCGCCGGTGATGTTGCCGGGGACGAAATGGTGCAGGAACTCGGCCGCCGTGTCGCAGCCGCCCCATCGACCGGGCGAGTTCATAATGTCGGCGACGCTGCTCTTGAGTGGCTCGCGATAATCGTTGCCGAGCGGCATGCGCCAGATCATCTCGCCGGCCGACTTGCTGGCGGTGTCGAGCTGCTCGAACAGCGTGTCGTCGTTCGACCACGCACCGGCCCGGCTCGTGCCGAGCGCGACGACGGCCGCACCCGTCAACGTCGCCAGATCGACGCAGGCGGACGGCTTGTACGTCTCGATGCCCCAACTCAGCGCGTCGGCCAGAACGAGCCGGCCCTCGGCGTCGGTGTTGGTCACTTCGACCGTCACGCCGTTGTACATGTCGAGGATGTCGCCCGGCCGATAGGCCCGGCCGCTGGGCATGTTCTCGGCGGCGGCGAGGATGCCGATGACCGGTCGCTTCACGCCGACCATCGCACACGCGGCCATGAAGCCGAGCACGGCCATGCCGCCGCACTTGTCGAAGACCATTTGCTGCATGCCACCCGCCGGCTTGATGCTGATGCCGCCGGTGTCGAACGTGATCGCCTTGCCGACGGCCAGCAGCGGCGCCTTGGCCGGCTTCTTCGCCTTCCGCTTGCCGCTGGTGGCGACGTCTGCGTTGTGGCCGAGGACGATCATCTTCGGCGGAGCCTCGCTGCCCTGCCCGACACCGACAAGGCCGCCCATGCCGAGCTTCTGGGCTTCCTTGTGGTCGATCACTCGGCACGACAGGCCGAGCTCCTTGGCCATCTTCTGAGCCTCGCGTGCGAGCGAGGGCGGGTTGATGTCGTTGCCGGGACGCTGGGCGACGGTGCGTGCG
The nucleotide sequence above comes from Planctomycetota bacterium. Encoded proteins:
- a CDS encoding F0F1 ATP synthase subunit epsilon; protein product: QVRGVVLPAHDGLVGILTGRAPMLVKLGTGELRAEVTSGTSRQFSISGGVAQMKDNKLVVLTEQATEATV
- a CDS encoding leucyl aminopeptidase is translated as MPATSTSVSANAATKLPKGASLIVPVAIDGKASSIDADLATLGEEVAHAANQLVTDGLATGKAGSAATGLAGKTKLLLIGTGKKPGELTAPRDVLAFGGTAARLARKHELTKLALALPTNASAELVTSGFVLASFDFREHKGSATKKDTLGNAKLTVLTDDKKGVARGLDLGLATNYARTVAQRPGNDINPPSLAREAQKMAKELGLSCRVIDHKEAQKLGMGGLVGVGQGSEAPPKMIVLGHNADVATSGKRKAKKPAKAPLLAVGKAITFDTGGISIKPAGGMQQMVFDKCGGMAVLGFMAACAMVGVKRPVIGILAAAENMPSGRAYRPGDILDMYNGVTVEVTNTDAEGRLVLADALSWGIETYKPSACVDLATLTGAAVVALGTSRAGAWSNDDTLFEQLDTASKSAGEMIWRMPLGNDYREPLKSSVADIMNSPGRWGGCDTAAEFLHHFVPGNITGGDEVPWCHLDIAPTADTEKDDVPFAKGATGFGVRTLFNWAESSK